A genome region from Myroides fluvii includes the following:
- a CDS encoding cyclic nucleotide-binding domain-containing protein, which translates to MEHMEQMDIFENYLFSIGGLQVEEIKITSQFFEAVSLKKGDFFIQENEICRYIGCIAHGAVKAYGSDKEGKENITCFKFENELQININF; encoded by the coding sequence ATGGAGCATATGGAGCAGATGGATATATTTGAAAATTATCTATTTTCAATTGGAGGATTGCAAGTTGAAGAGATTAAGATCACCTCCCAATTCTTTGAAGCTGTATCCTTAAAAAAAGGTGATTTTTTTATTCAGGAGAATGAAATCTGTCGCTATATTGGATGTATTGCCCATGGTGCTGTAAAAGCTTATGGTAGTGATAAAGAGGGTAAGGAAAATATAACTTGTTTTAAGTTTGAGAATGAATTACAAATCAACATTAATTTTTAG
- a CDS encoding DUF3853 family protein — protein MYLNELKEKPVWQMTGQELLDLLKEIAMNESTHSKKQSNELPTKRYVYGIAGIAKLFSCSISTANKIKKDGKIKRAILQYGRKIIVDADLALELFAKK, from the coding sequence ATGTATTTAAACGAATTAAAAGAAAAGCCTGTTTGGCAAATGACAGGACAAGAGCTATTAGACTTACTAAAGGAAATAGCGATGAATGAATCTACTCATTCAAAAAAGCAATCCAATGAATTACCTACCAAACGCTACGTGTATGGTATTGCTGGTATAGCCAAATTATTTAGTTGCAGTATATCTACTGCTAACAAAATAAAGAAAGACGGTAAAATCAAACGTGCTATTTTGCAGTATGGTAGAAAGATCATTGTCGATGCTGATTTAGCATTAGAACTCTTTGCAAAGAAGTAA
- a CDS encoding isochorismatase family cysteine hydrolase, whose product MNTILAQTAAKSALILIETQNEWMHPEGKLNKALIQDTQMMLNAITNIEKVLQYARENKMEVIHVGLRFKKGYPEMGKAEAGLRKAIPNAGTFQENEFGTAFFETVKPLAHEFVVTGRTGASGFTGSNLDVYLRNNKIDNLYLVGYATQVCIESTFRDAHEKGYNTFVISDATSAFNQMQQDYFLNEIVHHFGQKLTTDEFRGLSFE is encoded by the coding sequence ATGAATACAATTCTAGCTCAAACTGCTGCAAAGTCTGCTTTAATTTTAATTGAAACGCAAAATGAATGGATGCATCCAGAAGGGAAGCTGAACAAAGCTTTAATTCAAGACACTCAAATGATGCTAAACGCTATTACTAACATTGAAAAGGTACTTCAGTACGCCCGAGAGAACAAAATGGAAGTCATTCACGTAGGATTGCGCTTTAAAAAAGGATATCCAGAGATGGGTAAAGCTGAAGCAGGGCTTCGCAAGGCTATTCCAAATGCAGGAACCTTTCAAGAAAATGAATTTGGTACAGCTTTTTTTGAAACAGTAAAACCTTTAGCACACGAGTTTGTAGTAACAGGTCGCACTGGAGCTAGTGGATTTACTGGTTCTAATTTAGATGTTTATCTAAGAAACAATAAAATAGATAACCTCTACCTTGTTGGATATGCAACACAGGTTTGTATTGAAAGTACCTTTAGAGATGCACATGAAAAAGGATATAATACGTTTGTCATCTCAGATGCTACCTCAGCTTTTAACCAAATGCAACAAGATTACTTTTTAAATGAAATTGTACATCACTTTGGCCAAAAACTAACTACAGATGAATTTAGGGGGTTAAGCTTTGAATAA
- a CDS encoding site-specific integrase, with product MTIKRKITFAIEKRKKDNILVVENVPIRARVVYNGGRVELFTGYRIDASKWDEDKEKVRNGSTNKLKQSSSEINTALSELTTIVDRIFKEFELKNEMPSFELFKDEVKRYSDKEIKSATEKNLFTAFDEFVKSSGKRNDWTDATYTKFKTVRSHLSTFKSDFQFADLNEKTLLDYVTFLREKKQMRNSTIEKQISFVKWFLKWCRSNNYTIPYSFESFKPKLKETSKRIIFLTQEELDKIKAKDLSDKPYLDRVRDVLLFCCYTGLRYSDAYNLTKQDINNEVIEFVTKKTNDYLRVELNKHSRAILEKYKEVPFEDDKALPVISNQKMNEFLKTLGEVTEINEPIRETYYQGNKRIEEVKPKYEHLSTHVGRRTFICTALSLGIPVQVVMKWTGHSDYKSMKPYIDIADSIKANAMTKFDTI from the coding sequence ATGACTATAAAAAGAAAAATAACTTTCGCTATTGAAAAAAGAAAAAAGGACAATATTCTTGTAGTTGAGAATGTCCCTATCCGTGCTCGTGTTGTTTATAACGGTGGACGAGTTGAACTCTTTACAGGTTATCGCATCGATGCTTCTAAGTGGGATGAAGATAAGGAAAAAGTACGCAACGGTTCTACTAACAAACTTAAGCAAAGTTCCTCAGAAATAAACACCGCTCTTAGTGAACTTACTACCATTGTGGATAGAATATTTAAAGAGTTTGAACTAAAGAATGAAATGCCTTCTTTCGAACTCTTCAAAGATGAAGTAAAACGCTACTCTGACAAAGAGATAAAGTCAGCAACAGAAAAGAATCTCTTCACTGCTTTTGACGAGTTTGTAAAAAGTAGTGGTAAACGCAACGATTGGACGGATGCTACTTACACCAAGTTTAAAACAGTTCGCTCGCACCTTAGTACTTTTAAGAGTGATTTTCAATTTGCGGATCTTAATGAAAAGACACTCTTAGATTATGTTACTTTTCTTAGAGAAAAGAAACAAATGCGCAATAGTACCATTGAAAAGCAAATCAGCTTTGTAAAGTGGTTTCTTAAATGGTGTAGAAGTAATAACTATACTATCCCCTATAGCTTTGAGAGTTTTAAGCCCAAGCTTAAAGAAACCTCTAAGCGTATTATCTTTTTGACTCAGGAGGAATTAGATAAAATCAAAGCAAAAGATTTAAGCGATAAGCCTTACCTTGATAGAGTGCGTGATGTACTTCTGTTTTGTTGTTATACAGGGCTTAGATACTCTGATGCTTATAACCTGACTAAACAAGATATCAATAACGAGGTTATTGAGTTTGTAACCAAGAAAACAAATGATTACTTACGTGTAGAGCTAAACAAACACAGTAGAGCTATTTTAGAGAAGTATAAAGAAGTTCCTTTTGAAGATGATAAAGCACTACCTGTTATCTCTAATCAAAAGATGAATGAGTTTCTTAAGACTCTTGGAGAAGTAACAGAAATCAATGAGCCTATTAGAGAAACATACTATCAAGGAAATAAGCGAATTGAAGAGGTTAAACCCAAGTATGAACATCTTAGTACTCACGTAGGGCGAAGAACGTTTATCTGTACTGCTTTATCGTTGGGAATACCTGTACAAGTGGTTATGAAATGGACAGGGCATTCTGATTATAAATCTATGAAACCCTACATTGATATAGCGGATTCAATCAAGGCTAATGCAATGACTAAATTTGATACGATATGA
- a CDS encoding helix-turn-helix domain-containing protein — MEHKIHQGRNVKRFREMLGIKQEVLAFDLGEDWNQKKISLLEQKEVIDHSLLQQISKVLKIPVEAIESFDEEQAINLISNSVSFENCQHPSFFNYQPNFNPIDKVIELYERMLQQQKEMIEKLERLIEEKK; from the coding sequence ATGGAACATAAAATACATCAAGGAAGAAATGTAAAGCGTTTTAGAGAAATGCTTGGAATCAAACAAGAGGTTCTTGCTTTTGATTTAGGAGAAGATTGGAATCAAAAGAAAATTTCTTTACTTGAACAGAAAGAAGTCATTGATCATTCACTGTTACAGCAAATATCAAAGGTGCTAAAAATACCTGTTGAAGCGATTGAGAGTTTTGATGAAGAACAGGCGATTAATTTGATATCTAATTCCGTATCATTTGAGAACTGTCAACACCCCTCTTTTTTTAATTATCAACCTAATTTTAATCCAATTGATAAGGTGATAGAGTTATATGAACGCATGTTACAACAACAAAAAGAAATGATAGAAAAATTAGAACGGTTAATAGAAGAGAAAAAATAA
- a CDS encoding MerR family transcriptional regulator translates to MKKSKDTTDLSFDFDFLDKLVVGIGEVAQITGIPTRQIRYWEEKGIVTSLTEEEGKNRRYNYENIKKMLLIKELMEEGYTLDASADKVKKRMEMIEDTLNKLKKHKE, encoded by the coding sequence ATGAAGAAAAGTAAGGATACGACTGATTTGTCTTTTGACTTTGATTTTCTAGATAAGCTGGTGGTTGGAATAGGGGAGGTTGCCCAAATTACGGGGATTCCGACACGTCAAATTAGATATTGGGAAGAGAAAGGAATCGTTACAAGTTTAACGGAAGAAGAAGGAAAAAACAGAAGATACAATTACGAGAATATCAAAAAAATGTTGTTGATTAAAGAACTAATGGAAGAGGGATACACTTTAGATGCTTCAGCAGACAAAGTAAAAAAACGCATGGAGATGATTGAGGATACTTTAAACAAGCTTAAAAAGCATAAAGAATAA
- a CDS encoding nuclear transport factor 2 family protein encodes MIRTFFILVLVVTTLKTASMSAQNSPSQHTKNELISLVERTFAQGALNQLNVEQMRQGFHPAFHILVPQGNEVFKLSLDQWIEIVQAYKNSAEKMSSGIRNLNYTIAVLDLTDCTAVVKTEFFRDKELIITDYLSYIKFDDSWMAVSKISKEYSTNPLHLDL; translated from the coding sequence ATGATACGAACATTTTTTATTCTAGTACTCGTAGTAACCACACTAAAAACAGCTAGCATGTCAGCACAAAATTCACCTTCACAACACACAAAAAACGAACTCATTAGTCTAGTGGAACGAACCTTCGCTCAAGGGGCTTTAAACCAATTGAATGTGGAACAAATGAGACAAGGCTTCCATCCTGCCTTTCATATTTTAGTTCCCCAAGGAAACGAAGTGTTTAAACTCTCTTTAGATCAGTGGATCGAGATTGTTCAAGCCTATAAAAACTCTGCTGAGAAAATGAGCTCAGGTATTCGGAATCTCAACTATACAATAGCAGTATTGGATCTAACGGATTGTACAGCTGTTGTTAAAACAGAATTTTTCAGAGACAAGGAACTAATTATAACCGATTATTTATCCTACATCAAATTTGACGATTCCTGGATGGCGGTATCTAAAATATCGAAAGAATATAGTACGAACCCTTTACATCTTGATTTATAA
- a CDS encoding CHC2 zinc finger domain-containing protein — MNCDTAKQIRIIDLLEKLGYSPKRIASESWWYISPFRQEKTPSFKVNLAKNLYYDFGEGTGGTTLDFVMRYNNCNLKSALSILDNNVFSFVQPTVLNITAQSEKNYEITTVTEIVNLHLIQYAKSRKLCLKAVKKYCKQIHYTLNDKSYYAIGFKNDVDGYELRNKYVKMCLGSKAVSYICNNSKKVILLESWSDFISFLTLYPNVEYRFDYIILNSVTTLNSTLLNEFNKIKYKSIVCLFDNDKAGDLATEKVLDTYGNNAVDGRLLYQEYKDLNDYLRTINPNNSV, encoded by the coding sequence ATGAATTGCGATACAGCCAAACAAATAAGAATAATTGACCTACTTGAAAAGTTAGGTTATAGCCCCAAGAGAATAGCTAGTGAAAGTTGGTGGTATATCAGTCCGTTTAGACAGGAAAAAACACCTTCGTTTAAAGTCAACTTAGCCAAAAACCTCTATTATGATTTTGGAGAAGGTACTGGCGGAACAACGCTCGATTTTGTGATGCGTTATAATAATTGTAATCTAAAATCTGCTTTGAGCATTTTAGACAACAATGTTTTTTCATTTGTTCAGCCGACTGTTTTAAATATCACCGCTCAAAGTGAAAAGAATTATGAAATAACAACCGTTACAGAGATAGTTAACCTTCATCTTATACAATATGCCAAAAGCAGAAAACTATGCCTTAAAGCGGTTAAGAAGTATTGCAAACAGATACACTATACGCTGAATGATAAATCGTATTACGCCATTGGTTTTAAAAATGATGTGGACGGATATGAACTTAGAAATAAGTATGTAAAAATGTGTTTAGGCTCTAAAGCAGTTTCTTATATCTGTAATAATTCTAAGAAGGTAATCCTCTTAGAATCTTGGAGTGATTTTATAAGCTTTCTGACTCTTTATCCAAATGTAGAATACCGATTTGATTATATCATACTGAATTCTGTTACTACGCTAAATAGTACATTACTGAATGAGTTTAATAAAATTAAATATAAATCAATCGTTTGTCTTTTTGACAATGATAAGGCAGGTGATTTAGCCACCGAAAAAGTGCTTGATACTTATGGAAATAATGCTGTTGATGGACGCTTATTGTATCAAGAGTACAAAGATTTAAACGATTATTTAAGAACTATTAATCCAAACAATTCGGTGTGA
- a CDS encoding RNA-directed DNA polymerase, which translates to MRDYSSYIEEISDIDLYEGLVGYGLFAEKIPDFLTSIEFLDFTNSMTFPINNKPKDFIRYSSMRNINILRPMAIPEPFAYANQAKYLANNWNKLQDYFFEKTKDNAFKISRIHLRKLENRSELFEMNYKNFSKDGDPEQDIVIKSKYVALADISNCFPSIYSHSISWALVGKSIAKSKSKPSDQSEWFNTIDFNTRNLKHGETNGVLIGPHSSNLISEILLVSVDNELSKQKFNYIRNIDDYTCYVNSYEEADRFFLCLSEELKKYELALNSKKSKIIPLPQASVKKWVTKLNHFNFTNTYQVNSVEAIRVKELKGFIDFAIELMLDEDSDVSILNYAIKIISNKHLDKNAKNYYIKQIHHLVLLYPYLVHILESKVFEPHDISKDIIKNMAHDLYLYGSKKKIYEACSYAIYWAIKYDFKLEIPTIKNDAIDSLDCIYLMIAYLYDKKHNKNAYLKEYKDLSKSLKTDDFDRYWLFIYETLPHTELSENFKALKKKKVTFIKNKFL; encoded by the coding sequence ATGAGAGATTATAGTAGTTATATAGAAGAAATTTCCGACATTGATTTATATGAAGGTTTGGTAGGATATGGTCTTTTTGCAGAAAAGATACCTGATTTCTTGACTAGCATTGAATTTTTAGATTTTACTAATTCAATGACTTTTCCAATTAACAATAAACCTAAGGATTTTATTAGATATTCAAGCATGAGAAATATCAATATACTTAGACCTATGGCAATTCCAGAACCCTTTGCTTACGCTAATCAAGCTAAATATTTAGCCAATAATTGGAATAAATTACAGGACTATTTCTTTGAAAAAACTAAAGATAATGCATTTAAAATTAGTCGTATTCATCTACGTAAATTAGAAAATAGATCAGAATTGTTTGAAATGAATTATAAGAATTTCTCAAAAGATGGTGATCCAGAACAAGATATTGTTATAAAAAGTAAGTATGTTGCATTAGCAGATATATCAAATTGCTTTCCAAGCATATATAGCCATTCAATATCTTGGGCGTTAGTGGGAAAAAGTATTGCTAAGTCTAAGTCAAAACCAAGTGACCAAAGTGAATGGTTTAATACAATTGATTTTAATACACGTAACTTAAAGCACGGAGAAACTAATGGTGTTTTAATAGGTCCGCATTCCTCTAATTTGATATCTGAAATATTACTTGTCTCAGTTGACAATGAGCTTAGTAAACAAAAATTCAACTATATTAGAAATATTGATGACTATACTTGTTATGTAAATTCATATGAAGAAGCTGATAGGTTTTTTCTTTGTTTATCTGAAGAGTTGAAGAAGTATGAGCTAGCTTTAAATAGTAAAAAATCAAAAATAATCCCTCTTCCTCAAGCAAGTGTTAAAAAATGGGTTACTAAATTAAATCATTTTAATTTTACTAATACCTATCAAGTTAATAGTGTCGAAGCGATTAGAGTTAAAGAGCTAAAAGGATTCATTGATTTTGCGATTGAATTAATGCTAGATGAAGATTCTGATGTTTCAATTTTAAATTATGCAATCAAGATTATTTCTAATAAACATTTAGATAAAAACGCAAAAAATTATTACATAAAGCAAATTCATCATTTGGTTTTATTGTATCCTTATTTAGTACATATATTAGAAAGTAAGGTATTTGAACCTCACGATATAAGTAAGGATATTATTAAGAATATGGCTCACGACCTATACCTGTATGGAAGTAAAAAGAAAATATATGAGGCTTGTTCCTATGCTATTTATTGGGCTATTAAATATGATTTTAAACTTGAAATTCCAACGATTAAAAATGACGCTATTGATTCTTTAGATTGTATCTATTTAATGATAGCTTACTTATATGATAAGAAGCATAACAAGAATGCATATCTAAAAGAATATAAAGATCTTTCTAAGTCCTTGAAAACAGATGATTTTGATAGGTATTGGTTATTTATCTATGAGACATTACCACATACTGAATTATCAGAAAATTTTAAAGCATTAAAAAAGAAGAAAGTTACTTTTATAAAAAATAAATTCCTTTAA
- a CDS encoding plasmid mobilization protein produces MKKTKKIEFRVTLTEALIIKNKAEKVGCSVSEYIRNTALDYSLAYKLTPDEVEVYKLLNKYADNFRRISNLFKLGDTTGVKEHSIETANLIRTHLQKLL; encoded by the coding sequence ATGAAAAAAACAAAGAAGATAGAATTTAGAGTTACCCTTACAGAAGCTCTAATCATAAAAAACAAGGCAGAAAAAGTGGGTTGTAGCGTGTCGGAATACATCCGAAACACAGCACTTGACTATTCTTTAGCGTATAAATTAACTCCTGATGAAGTTGAAGTTTACAAACTGCTCAACAAATACGCTGATAATTTTAGGCGAATAAGCAACCTATTTAAGCTTGGCGATACAACAGGAGTTAAAGAACACTCCATTGAAACAGCTAATCTAATTCGTACTCACTTACAAAAACTACTGTAA
- a CDS encoding relaxase/mobilization nuclease domain-containing protein has product MIAKAKSCVGGTALFNYVIDAKKGYELLRNNLSGETPKDMFQTMQILQNQNSKCKNNTISAVISPTITDSQKMSDRDLRALAVEFLLGLQIDPTKAQYIAFVHTEKEHKHIHIIANRIDENGKALKDNYIGFEAQRVAHEIVLKYGWTSIRQENENKKQRADNTNLIAKNAIKSAHREVLGQKPKDLQQYIRLMLEKQIEVKPTINKQGNIQGYRFIHLPTGTNLKASEIDRNMKLNDLFKNTTSAESKDEVNKLFTNQETSEPQMQNWKTDVSVLFSMLSTFQFGGNDEDDEQKKRKRRILKR; this is encoded by the coding sequence ATGATAGCTAAAGCAAAATCTTGTGTTGGTGGTACAGCATTATTCAATTATGTAATTGATGCTAAAAAGGGATATGAACTATTGAGAAATAATCTTTCGGGGGAAACTCCGAAAGATATGTTTCAAACAATGCAGATATTACAAAATCAGAACAGCAAATGTAAAAACAACACAATATCAGCTGTTATATCTCCAACAATTACAGATAGTCAAAAGATGAGTGATAGAGATTTAAGAGCATTAGCAGTTGAGTTTTTACTTGGTTTACAAATCGATCCTACCAAAGCTCAATACATTGCTTTTGTTCATACAGAAAAAGAGCACAAGCATATTCACATCATCGCCAATCGCATAGATGAAAACGGAAAGGCTTTAAAAGATAATTATATTGGGTTTGAAGCTCAAAGAGTAGCTCACGAGATAGTACTTAAATACGGATGGACTTCTATAAGGCAAGAAAATGAGAACAAGAAGCAAAGAGCTGACAACACAAACTTAATAGCTAAAAACGCTATTAAATCAGCTCACAGGGAAGTTTTAGGACAGAAACCTAAAGATTTACAACAATACATTCGCTTAATGCTAGAAAAACAGATTGAGGTTAAGCCTACGATTAATAAACAGGGAAATATACAAGGGTATCGATTTATTCATTTACCAACAGGTACAAACCTAAAAGCAAGTGAAATTGACCGAAACATGAAACTCAATGACTTATTTAAAAATACCACAAGTGCAGAGTCTAAGGATGAAGTAAACAAACTATTTACTAATCAAGAAACATCCGAACCACAAATGCAGAATTGGAAAACAGATGTATCTGTTTTGTTTAGTATGCTATCTACTTTTCAGTTTGGCGGTAATGATGAAGACGATGAACAGAAAAAACGAAAACGAAGAATATTAAAAAGATAA
- a CDS encoding primase-helicase family protein has product MSLDIPYIRVGTSYFKIIEKPLISGDKVKVRVRWNRETIVSDHGKSYLENVLKLDGFCCIPDHLNYQLLVDNFYNTYHELTIRPSEDNLSLQQLENNIPNSLHFVKHIFGEQYLYGLDYLKLLYEQPTQPLPILCLVSKERATGKSSFIKWLKTIFGLNMTYIKGDSFSSQFNADWANMLLVAIDEVFFDRKEITERLKYLSTTDKDKVEAKGKDRQEIEFFAKFILCSNNEDNFIQIDEEEIRFWIRKIKPIESEDVFFVNKLKKEIPHFIAFLLLRPLESKQKTRMWFTPKQILTESLLKLISKNKVEVAMIELIHLCFEKIDEQLLCIAPNDILLLLRKINPKLFISASEIRKTLKKWDFTPEDNTKSYQGIELLSHGEFVKVERRGRYYTIEKPFFYKTFDALMQE; this is encoded by the coding sequence ATGTCCTTAGATATACCTTATATCCGAGTAGGGACTTCCTATTTTAAAATTATCGAAAAACCCTTAATATCAGGTGATAAAGTTAAAGTAAGAGTTCGTTGGAATCGTGAAACCATTGTATCGGATCACGGAAAGTCCTACTTGGAAAACGTTTTAAAACTCGATGGGTTCTGCTGTATTCCAGATCATCTAAACTATCAGCTCTTGGTAGATAACTTTTACAATACCTACCACGAGCTCACGATAAGACCAAGTGAAGATAATCTGAGTTTACAACAGTTAGAGAACAACATACCCAATTCTTTACACTTTGTAAAGCACATCTTCGGTGAGCAGTATCTCTATGGTTTAGACTACCTAAAGCTGTTATATGAACAGCCAACACAGCCCTTGCCTATACTTTGTTTGGTCAGCAAAGAAAGGGCAACAGGGAAGAGCTCCTTTATCAAGTGGCTTAAAACAATCTTTGGGCTTAATATGACCTACATCAAAGGAGATTCCTTTAGCTCTCAGTTCAATGCCGATTGGGCAAATATGCTACTTGTAGCTATAGACGAGGTCTTCTTTGATAGAAAGGAAATCACAGAACGCCTAAAGTATCTCTCCACCACCGATAAAGACAAAGTGGAGGCCAAGGGAAAAGACAGACAAGAGATTGAGTTCTTTGCCAAGTTTATCCTGTGCTCAAACAACGAGGACAACTTTATTCAAATAGATGAAGAAGAAATCAGGTTTTGGATCCGAAAGATTAAGCCCATTGAATCCGAAGATGTCTTTTTTGTAAATAAGCTCAAAAAGGAGATACCACACTTCATTGCGTTTTTGCTTCTAAGACCTTTAGAGTCGAAGCAAAAAACACGAATGTGGTTTACACCCAAACAGATACTCACCGAGTCATTGTTAAAGCTAATCAGTAAAAACAAAGTTGAAGTAGCGATGATAGAGCTAATACACCTTTGTTTTGAGAAGATAGACGAACAATTACTTTGTATTGCCCCAAATGATATACTGCTTTTGCTTCGAAAAATAAACCCAAAGCTTTTTATCTCTGCTAGTGAAATAAGAAAGACTTTAAAAAAGTGGGATTTCACTCCAGAGGATAACACCAAATCTTATCAAGGGATAGAACTTCTATCACACGGAGAGTTTGTAAAAGTAGAACGCAGAGGACGGTATTATACCATAGAAAAACCTTTTTTCTATAAAACATTTGATGCTTTGATGCAAGAATAG
- a CDS encoding DUF3408 domain-containing protein, with the protein MNEEFKKKPRIDEEAMMALMVDGVRLKGFTEAELNAPGIRDEQEETKEEPKKQKRVKKALPLTKEYDITEYEDLFFKDVKSIARHGKSVYIDPEHHKILSRIVQVIADNKLTIYAYLYNLLEHHFNEFEQQITTSFNDKNKPIF; encoded by the coding sequence ATGAACGAAGAATTTAAAAAGAAACCTAGAATTGACGAAGAAGCGATGATGGCACTAATGGTTGACGGCGTAAGACTTAAGGGATTTACAGAGGCTGAACTGAATGCTCCTGGTATAAGAGATGAGCAAGAAGAAACAAAAGAAGAACCTAAGAAACAAAAGCGTGTAAAAAAAGCCCTCCCACTTACTAAAGAATATGATATCACGGAGTATGAAGACCTCTTTTTTAAAGATGTAAAAAGCATAGCACGTCATGGAAAATCGGTTTATATTGATCCTGAGCATCACAAGATACTTTCTCGAATTGTTCAGGTCATCGCAGATAATAAACTAACTATCTATGCTTATTTATACAATTTATTAGAGCATCATTTCAATGAGTTTGAACAGCAGATAACTACAAGTTTTAATGATAAGAATAAGCCTATATTTTAA
- a CDS encoding sugar O-acetyltransferase produces MKTDKIEYVRNDENLKESFIKAGKLLQIFNSIDYENVVDKIGVLKELLGTIGEGISVEHNFHCDLGENIHVGDNFYAGFNCTILDMAEVRIGDNCLIAPNVGIYTAGHNINPVDRYKTGYAKPITIGNNVWIGGHCVIIGGVKIGDNSIIAAGSVVTKDVPENSIFAGNPAKKIRNIEQ; encoded by the coding sequence ATGAAGACAGATAAAATTGAATATGTAAGAAATGATGAAAATTTAAAAGAAAGTTTCATTAAAGCAGGCAAACTTCTTCAGATTTTTAATTCAATAGATTATGAAAACGTTGTAGATAAAATAGGTGTTTTAAAGGAACTTTTAGGAACAATAGGAGAGGGGATTTCTGTTGAACATAATTTTCATTGCGATTTAGGTGAAAATATACATGTGGGAGATAATTTTTATGCAGGATTTAATTGCACAATTCTTGACATGGCGGAAGTTAGAATTGGAGATAATTGCTTGATAGCACCAAATGTAGGGATTTATACAGCAGGTCATAATATTAATCCAGTTGACCGATATAAAACGGGTTATGCCAAACCAATAACAATTGGAAATAATGTATGGATTGGAGGTCATTGTGTAATAATTGGGGGAGTTAAAATTGGAGATAACTCAATTATTGCAGCAGGTTCAGTAGTAACTAAAGATGTTCCTGAGAATTCAATTTTTGCAGGAAATCCGGCTAAAAAAATTCGAAATATTGAGCAATAA